From the Bacteriovorax sp. Seq25_V genome, the window TAATAAAATTGCAAAAGAGTTCATCCACGCAAATCATCCCTACTACAGCTAGGAAAATAATAGTTTGGAACAAACCTGAATATATTATCGAGCAAACAATCGCAGCTAAAACAAGCGCTGAAACTATTCGCTGTTGTGTATTAGTCATTAATTTCTCACTTTTAGTAGAGACTATGGTTAGACTTTGCCAAGCATTTCGTCGATTCAAGACTTTCAGCTTCTTCAATAGCTCCAAATCTTCTCTCACGGCACTCAACTGTTTTTAATATATTGATAAACTCTTCTTCACTAAATTCTGGCCACTTTGTCTGAGTAAAAAACAACTCGGCGTAAGCAATTTGCCATAGAAGAAAATTCGATACTCTTTGATCACCGCCAGTTCTAATTAGAAGATCAATATCTCCTACTTCCGGATGATATAAAGACTTAGAAATTGATTCCTCACTAACTTCCTTACCTTCTGAAATTAATTTATTCACAGCCCTTACAATTTCATCTCTCCCGCCGTAGCCAAAAGCAAATGATAACTTAAGCCCCTCAAAACTCTCAGTAAGTTCTTCAAGATCTTTAACTAGCTTAATTGTCGCTGGAGGAAGTTTTGAAATATCTCCAATTACTTTGAATTGGATTCTATTTGTAATAATTCTTTCTCTTTCTTTAAGAAGAAATTTTTTTAAAAGTTTAAATAACGTTTTGACTTCGAACTCTGGACGACTCCAGTTTTCTGTAGAAAATGCGTATAATGTTAAGGACCTTAATCCAACATCATCAGCGGCTTCGACAATATTTGAGACGATCGAGCTCCCTCTGATGTGACCCCAGACTCTTTCATGGGCACGTTGCTTTGCCCATCGACCGTTGCCATCCATTACGATGGCAACATTCTTAATTTTGTCGACTTTAAAATCAATCATATCTGATTAAACTGTAAGAACTTCTTTTTCTTTAGTTTCAATAACCTTATCAACGTCTTTGATAAAGCTATCTGTAATTGTTTGAATTTCTGCTTGAAATTTTTTAGAATCATCTTCAGAGATCTCTTTATTCTTTTCAGATTTTTTAACCTGATCATTTCCATCTCTTCTGATATTTCTAATTGCGATCTTCGCATCTTCTCCAAGCTTTTTAATTTCTTTAACTTGTTCCTTTCTTCTTTCCTCAGTTAGCGCAGGAAATTGAATACGAATTAAGTTACCATCGTTTGATGGATTTAAACCAAGATTTGCATTAATAATTGATTTTTCAATTTCTGGAATTAATGTTTTATCAAATGGTTGAATCTGCAGAAGTCTAGCTTCTGGAGTTGAAATTTGTCCAACTTGCTTAACTGGAGTTGGAGAACCGTAGTAATCAACCATAACACCATCAAGAACATTAGCAGATGCTCTACCTGTTCTAACTTTTGATAATTGATTTTTTAAAGATTCAATAGATTTAGACATTCCACGATCTAATTCTTGTTTTATTCCTTCAATCATTTTATTACCTCGTACTTATTTAAAAACTCTAGTTCCAATTTTATCACCAGATACTGCTCTCGCTATATTACCCTTTTCAAACATATTGAAAACGATAATCTCCATAGCATTATCCATACATAAAGAAATTGCAGCAGAGTCCATTACTCCAATTCCTCTATTTAGAACATCAATATACTCTAATTCTTCGAATTTGACAGCATCTTCATGCTTCATTGGATCTTTATCATAGATTCCGTCAACTTTAGTAGCCTTGAAAATAACATCTGCGTCAATTTCATTAGCCCTAAGAGCTGCCGCCGTATCAGTTGTAAAATATGGATTCCCTGTACCTGCAGCAAAAATCACGATTCTCTTTTTCTCAAGATGTCTCACTGCACGTCTTCTAATATATGACTCACAAACTTCTGGCATTGTAATAGCTGACAGAACTCTCGTGTATAGCCCGCGTCTCTCAAGACTATCCTGAAGAGCGAGTGAATTGATAATCGTTGCCATCATCCCCATGTGATCAGATGTCGTTCTATCCATTCCCTTTGTTGTTCCCGCAACTCCTCGGTGAATATTTCCACCACCAATTACGATAGCAACCTCTACACCCATTGCGCTTAGATCTGCAATTTCACCTGAAATCTGAGAAAGAACTTCAGGACAAACACCGTGCCCCTTCTCTCCCGCTAAAGCTTCCCCTGACAATTTTAATAAAATTCTCTTATATTTCATTGATCCCTCTCAAGTCTTTATTTCAGGCAAAAAAAAGGGGCTTTAAAAAGCCCCTTAATTTATATAATAATTTTTTATTGCTTAGCAGTTAGCTTTGCAAC encodes:
- the uppS gene encoding polyprenyl diphosphate synthase, which encodes MIDFKVDKIKNVAIVMDGNGRWAKQRAHERVWGHIRGSSIVSNIVEAADDVGLRSLTLYAFSTENWSRPEFEVKTLFKLLKKFLLKERERIITNRIQFKVIGDISKLPPATIKLVKDLEELTESFEGLKLSFAFGYGGRDEIVRAVNKLISEGKEVSEESISKSLYHPEVGDIDLLIRTGGDQRVSNFLLWQIAYAELFFTQTKWPEFSEEEFINILKTVECRERRFGAIEEAESLESTKCLAKSNHSLY
- the frr gene encoding ribosome recycling factor, producing the protein MEGIKQELDRGMSKSIESLKNQLSKVRTGRASANVLDGVMVDYYGSPTPVKQVGQISTPEARLLQIQPFDKTLIPEIEKSIINANLGLNPSNDGNLIRIQFPALTEERRKEQVKEIKKLGEDAKIAIRNIRRDGNDQVKKSEKNKEISEDDSKKFQAEIQTITDSFIKDVDKVIETKEKEVLTV
- the pyrH gene encoding UMP kinase, producing the protein MKYKRILLKLSGEALAGEKGHGVCPEVLSQISGEIADLSAMGVEVAIVIGGGNIHRGVAGTTKGMDRTTSDHMGMMATIINSLALQDSLERRGLYTRVLSAITMPEVCESYIRRRAVRHLEKKRIVIFAAGTGNPYFTTDTAAALRANEIDADVIFKATKVDGIYDKDPMKHEDAVKFEELEYIDVLNRGIGVMDSAAISLCMDNAMEIIVFNMFEKGNIARAVSGDKIGTRVFK